From the genome of Campylobacter concisus, one region includes:
- a CDS encoding HNH endonuclease, whose translation MVVLDMPKISKSDIYKCCCNGIRDKAKKKNLLNYLYVFLLNACGYNNSAREKYLDKYIIKEPINYKKFTRYENIKKDLFDLYNNRLVRGKEPRKYYDQIMAGSKLGKCPYCGLGHVSTLDHYLPKSEFQIFSILPNNLIGCCRDCNTTKRNTVLNTIHPYYDDFTKTQWLFAKVNWSELTMEFFVDTKDINNALDKKKIEEHFRVYELARRYAIEAASELSDLRIEFENKNLTKIDIEQELCIKFKSKPINNWKTAMYQALSKDQCYCSGGYNKFL comes from the coding sequence ATGGTTGTATTAGATATGCCTAAAATAAGTAAATCCGACATATATAAATGTTGTTGTAATGGAATAAGGGATAAGGCGAAGAAAAAGAATTTATTGAACTATTTATATGTATTTTTATTAAACGCTTGCGGTTACAACAATAGTGCAAGAGAAAAATATCTTGATAAGTATATAATAAAAGAACCGATTAATTATAAAAAATTTACTAGATACGAAAATATAAAAAAAGATTTATTTGATTTGTATAATAATCGCTTGGTGAGAGGAAAGGAGCCAAGAAAATACTATGATCAAATAATGGCTGGTTCAAAATTAGGCAAGTGCCCATATTGCGGATTGGGGCATGTGTCTACATTAGATCACTATTTACCAAAATCTGAATTTCAAATTTTTTCTATACTGCCAAACAATTTGATAGGGTGCTGTAGGGACTGTAATACCACAAAAAGAAATACAGTTTTAAATACTATTCACCCATATTATGATGACTTTACAAAAACACAGTGGTTATTTGCAAAAGTGAACTGGTCTGAACTTACTATGGAATTCTTTGTAGACACAAAAGATATTAATAATGCCTTAGATAAAAAGAAAATAGAAGAGCATTTTAGAGTGTACGAATTAGCTAGAAGATATGCTATTGAAGCAGCAAGTGAATTGAGCGACCTTAGGATAGAGTTTGAAAATAAAAATTTAACAAAAATAGACATTGAACAAGAACTTTGTATAAAATTTAAATCTAAACCCATAAATAATTGGAAAACAGCAATGTATCAAGCTCTAAGTAAAGATCAGTGTTATTGTAGTGGTGGATATAACAAGTTTTTGTAA
- the selA gene encoding L-seryl-tRNA(Sec) selenium transferase: protein MNDLRNIPQVDKIIKNEAFLGLDTSLVTMLARQILDEVRAKILNENASFSGEEIINLILDEYYKFNEASLKRVLNLTGVTIHTNLARSVIDKEILSRATPVITGYSNLEYNLKTGSRGNRYDYIGEMIARAFGFEDAIVVNNNASAVFLVLNTFAKGKEVVVSRGELVEIGGSFRVPEVMANAGCFLKEVGTTNKTKLKDYEEAINENTAMLVKVHRSNFDIVGFSEEVTANELSKLACEQNLIDYFDLGSGFYGILPFNLDKNEPDLKNLKDVSLVSFSGDKLLGAVQCGIIVGKKELIAKLRKNQLLRMLRVDKVIISLLAESMKAYLNKEFELITTQKLLHKSVKELENLANFINKNLKTPLEMVRTQTFVGGGAMPNKKIPSIALAVSGDAVLNEQKFRQKKVIGRIENDKFLLDLRTLLDDDVNELIKIINETEEK, encoded by the coding sequence TTGAACGATTTAAGAAATATCCCACAAGTTGATAAGATCATAAAAAACGAGGCATTTTTGGGGCTTGATACGAGTTTAGTCACTATGCTTGCAAGGCAAATTTTAGATGAGGTTAGAGCTAAAATTTTAAATGAAAATGCAAGCTTTAGTGGCGAAGAGATAATAAATTTAATCCTAGATGAGTACTATAAATTTAATGAAGCTAGCCTTAAAAGAGTGCTAAATTTAACCGGTGTGACCATTCACACAAACCTCGCTAGAAGCGTCATAGATAAAGAAATTTTAAGCCGTGCAACTCCGGTAATCACAGGGTATTCAAACCTTGAATACAACCTAAAAACAGGCAGCCGTGGCAACAGATACGACTATATCGGTGAGATGATCGCAAGAGCTTTTGGTTTTGAAGACGCCATCGTCGTAAATAATAACGCAAGCGCTGTGTTTTTAGTGCTAAATACCTTTGCAAAGGGCAAGGAAGTCGTCGTTAGTAGAGGCGAGCTAGTCGAGATCGGCGGTAGTTTTAGAGTGCCTGAGGTGATGGCAAATGCGGGCTGCTTTTTGAAAGAGGTTGGCACGACAAACAAAACTAAGCTAAAAGACTACGAAGAGGCAATTAATGAAAATACGGCGATGCTTGTAAAGGTTCATCGCTCAAATTTTGACATTGTGGGTTTTAGCGAAGAGGTTACAGCAAATGAACTAAGCAAATTGGCGTGTGAGCAAAATTTGATAGATTATTTTGATCTTGGCAGTGGATTTTATGGAATTTTGCCGTTTAACTTAGACAAAAATGAGCCAGATCTAAAAAATTTAAAAGATGTTTCGCTAGTTAGCTTTAGCGGCGACAAACTCCTTGGTGCGGTGCAGTGTGGCATAATAGTTGGCAAAAAAGAGCTCATCGCAAAGCTTAGAAAAAATCAGCTTTTAAGAATGCTTCGCGTAGATAAAGTGATCATCTCGCTTTTGGCTGAGAGCATGAAAGCTTATTTAAATAAAGAATTTGAGCTAATCACAACGCAAAAACTGCTTCACAAAAGCGTAAAAGAGCTTGAAAACTTAGCAAATTTTATAAATAAAAATCTAAAAACACCACTTGAGATGGTGCGCACACAAACCTTTGTAGGAGGCGGTGCGATGCCAAATAAAAAAATTCCAAGTATAGCTTTGGCAGTTAGTGGAGATGCGGTTTTAAATGAGCAGAAATTTAGGCAAAAAAAGGTGATCGGCCGTATAGAAAATGATAAATTTTTACTTGATTTAAGAACGCTTTTAGATGACGATGTAAATGAACTAATAAAAATAATAAATGAAACGGAAGAAAAATGA